Proteins from one Gibbsiella quercinecans genomic window:
- a CDS encoding aspartate:alanine antiporter: protein MNINVASLLNGNYILLLFVVLALGLCLGKIRLGSVQLGNSIGVLVVSLLLGQQHFTINTEALNLGFMLFIFCVGVEAGPNFFSIFFRDGKNYLMLALVMVGSAMVLAIGLGKLFHWDIGLTAGMLAGSMTSTPVLVGAGDTLRNTITNGPALLAAQDHLSLGYALTYLIGLVSLIFGARYLPKLQHQDLSTSAQQIARERGLDADSQRKVYLPVIRAYRVGQELVAWADGKNLRELGIYRQTGCYIERIRRNGILANPDGDAVLQVGDEISLVGYPDAHARLDPSFRNGKEVFDRDLLDMRIVTEEIVVKNSNAVGKRLSQLKLTDHGCFLNRVIRSQIEMPIDDSIVLNKGDVLQVSGDARRVKGVAEKIGFISIHSQVTDLLAFCAFFIIGLLIGQITIQFSNFSFGIGNAAGLLMSGIMLGFLRANHPTFGYIPQGALNMVKEFGLMVFMAGVGLSAGAGIGHGLGAIGGQMLIAGLLVSLVPVVFCFLFGAYVLRMNRALLFGAIMGARTCAPAMEIISDTARSNIPALGYAGTYAIANVLLTLAGSLIVVIWPGLFG, encoded by the coding sequence TCGGAAAAATTCGTTTGGGCTCCGTCCAACTCGGTAATTCGATTGGCGTTTTGGTCGTGTCGCTGCTGCTTGGGCAGCAACATTTCACCATTAACACCGAAGCGCTAAATCTGGGCTTTATGCTGTTTATCTTCTGCGTCGGCGTTGAAGCCGGGCCTAACTTTTTTTCCATTTTCTTCCGCGATGGCAAAAATTACCTGATGCTGGCATTGGTAATGGTCGGCTCCGCCATGGTGCTCGCCATCGGCCTGGGTAAACTCTTCCACTGGGATATTGGCCTTACCGCCGGTATGTTGGCCGGCTCAATGACCTCAACCCCGGTGCTGGTGGGGGCCGGCGATACGCTACGCAACACCATTACCAACGGCCCGGCGCTACTGGCCGCGCAGGATCACCTCAGCCTGGGTTACGCCCTGACCTATTTGATTGGCCTGGTGAGCCTGATATTCGGCGCACGCTACCTGCCGAAACTGCAGCATCAGGATCTGTCGACTTCCGCCCAGCAAATCGCCCGCGAACGCGGCCTGGATGCGGACAGCCAACGCAAGGTCTATCTGCCGGTTATCCGCGCCTACCGCGTCGGGCAAGAGTTGGTGGCCTGGGCCGATGGGAAAAACCTGCGTGAGCTGGGCATTTATCGCCAGACGGGCTGCTACATCGAGCGTATCCGCCGTAACGGTATTTTGGCTAACCCGGACGGCGATGCGGTGTTGCAAGTGGGCGACGAAATCTCGCTGGTGGGTTACCCAGATGCGCATGCGCGGCTGGATCCGAGCTTCCGTAACGGCAAAGAAGTGTTTGACCGCGATCTACTGGACATGCGCATCGTCACCGAAGAAATCGTGGTGAAAAACAGCAATGCGGTCGGCAAGCGCCTTAGCCAGTTAAAGCTGACCGACCACGGCTGTTTCCTCAACCGCGTGATCCGCAGCCAGATTGAAATGCCTATCGACGACAGCATCGTGCTGAATAAGGGCGATGTGCTGCAGGTCAGCGGCGACGCGCGCCGGGTGAAAGGCGTAGCGGAAAAGATCGGCTTTATCTCGATCCACAGCCAGGTTACCGATCTGCTGGCCTTCTGCGCCTTCTTCATTATCGGCCTGCTGATTGGGCAAATTACCATTCAGTTCAGCAACTTTTCGTTCGGCATCGGTAATGCCGCCGGGCTGCTGATGTCCGGTATCATGCTCGGCTTTTTGCGGGCCAACCACCCTACCTTCGGCTATATCCCGCAGGGCGCGCTGAATATGGTGAAAGAGTTCGGTCTGATGGTCTTTATGGCCGGCGTTGGCCTGAGCGCTGGCGCCGGTATCGGCCATGGCCTGGGCGCCATCGGCGGCCAGATGCTGATTGCCGGGCTGCTGGTCAGCCTGGTGCCGGTGGTGTTCTGCTTCCTGTTCGGCGCCTATGTGTTGCGCATGAACCGGGCGCTGTTGTTCGGCGCCATTATGGGGGCCCGCACCTGCGCCCCGGCAATGGAGATCATCAGCGATACGGCGCGTAGCAACATCCCAGCGTTGGGCTATGCCGGCACCTATGCTATTGCTAACGTATTGTTAACTCTGGCGGGTTCGCTGATTGTGGTGATTTGGCCCGGCCTGTTTGGATAA